CCATATAGGTTATAGTTAAGAGAGGGGCTCTTATTAGACTAATCGGATCATAGTCATCTTATTCACACAACAACAGAGGCTATATGACTCCTTTTAATTTATGACTCTTGTGCACCTGATTCGTTTCAAAAAGCATGCATATCAGTCCGTTGTAAATAGGAACGCCACTAAAgaataaatatcattaaaaagtAATCTTCCTTTGAAATATAAAGTAGTCATTGTATTCACAATCTCCACAAATCCGTTGTTTAGCCAAAACTAACAATTCCCAAATGGTGAAAAGTGACATAAACCTTACCGTAATTCTTATCGCCGTCATTTTGATCAAACTTTGCACTGCCCTGAAGGCGTCACACACCTGTGATACCAGTCGAAAGGGCAACAGTGTAAATTCTATGTAACATTAACCAACATGGAAAAGAATCAGCAGTTCACCTTTAAACCACAGCCAGCTATGAGACATTAGATGGTTAAGATTTTGGTCACGTCGCTTTTCAGcagcaggagaaagagagagaataaactgAATCTCCTCGCCCGGTGATTATGTAACCAAGCACACACCCAAGCACACACTGTCTGGCTACAGCTGAAAGACACTTATGCAAAACTGatattttagtctttatttGGATCAGGGGTTGTGGGCTAACAGAATGATATAGTAAAGCACAGTACCAGATCTAATATGGAAGCTATTTGGTACATAAGTAAAGACAAACTgcaaaatgtattcaaaatgcATATGGTTAGGACAGATGTGCATTACATACCACTCACCTACTGCTCATTATTTAATCATAAGGTCAGGTCAGCTGTCCAGGTCACTTTAGTTGGGGTATTAATGTGTGACGATTCATTATGTGCAGGCTAAaagtaattatataaaaaaatcacaactaaAAGTAACACTACTGAGTAAAAAAAACGATATACTCAGTGAACTTTTTATAAAACATCTGTAAGGAATAGGAATTAAACATTTCTCATGTTTTCCAGATATCATTTTAGAGCTGAACTTTGAGTCACAACTTGAAACTAAATCTGTTTTCTTCAAGTATCTGTTGCCAAGTGCTGCACAAAAACTGAGGTTTGATGGCATTATGTTTCAAAATCTTATCCTCACTTTATGTGCAAGATCTGTGTGGAGGTCGGTCAACGTCACACATACAGGAAGTATAAAAAACCACAAAAGAAAATATTGCTAATCCAGTGTCGGTCTAGCATTAGCAACCTTAATACAGATCGAAATTAAATCAGTACATCcttacacacattacatatttaattaatttagctCTATTTATGTCAATTATTGgcatttatttctaatatataaCAGCATGTGTATTTTGCATGTGTACAACTCTGAGCTGTTTAAACTCTGACACAGTGTTGATTATTCTGTTGGACTGATCCTGACATGCAATCTGCCAACAGctcaacaaaaacagaaatgaaaactaCAGACACAGAGTTTCTGAAAATTGAACAGACTTTATAAACTtacaaaagacataaaaaagtcTGGACAGGGTTTCGCTACCCAGCTGTTTTCTGTAGACCCAAGAtggctttgtgttttgttccaACTGGACATCTTTATGTGAATGAGATGCATcatgcacaaacatacacacaccaagagGTTTAAGGCTTTACACAGGACCACAAGTAATTGACAGACTTTCTGAAAGGTGACACTAATgagtcacacagttacactttaGATTCCATGTTTTCCTTTCAGCTCCTCCACCTTGCTGATATAAGCCTTCATTGCGTCCTCCTTACTCATACCTAGAGAAAATTACAGGGAAAGAGGAAACATTAAACCCAGTGCAGAAGAATACTGCAATTAAATTCACTTCTGCTCACTTTCGATGGCTACTTGTAAGTTTATGGAAGTAAAATCTTGGTCCTTGATCATTTCTGGTTAGTTTAACATCATTTAAATTAGGACCATGTTGTTCAGTGGCTAAATGCTCTCTAAGACCTGGAACTAACTTACTTCCAGAAATTAAAGTGTTCagatttccaaaaaaaacatctaaacacTTCTGAAACAAACTGGCATTGTACATGTACTAGTATGTACTTTTTATCTAAGAAGAGCAACACAAAATTCTataaattacaattttaaaaatatcagcAATATGACATCTGTAAATCTTTTAAAGTTTGTGAATATTCTAACTGTCAGAGAGTTTTGGAGTGAAAAGCTTATTAATAGTCTTAACCATGTAAATCCATGTTTCTAATACTCTGACTAACCAGATACATTACTAACCcattaaatgaaaacagaaaggaATGCTTCATGTGTGCACAGTGGTCCATGATAAATGAATATTACACTAGAATGGCATCACCAGTCTGAAACAGACTTAATCTACAGATCTATGGTAAGAGGTTTGTGTTCAGACAATTAATAGGGCTGTATTCAACCTTACTCAAACTGCATCTCCCTTCTGTTAACAAAAGCTTTACACCTGACTGTCTGTAAAAACTGCCTGCATTGAGACTTGTTTCAGTGCTTTCTAACTTCAGAGACAGAGCTGCTTTCTGTTCCGACATACAATGTGTCAGATAAGGTTTGTCTTTTTCAATGCCTTTCTTCTCATTGACTTTCTGTGGACACAGGGCATGACAAATACATAGTGATTTGATTAttagcttaaataaataaataaagctgctCTAGGACCACTTTCTGCATTACACATTATAATGCACGTTTATGATTATGATGAATATCTAAATAtggaatttaattacattttcttgGTAAAAGCTTTGTGTCTTTAGAGGCAAGCAAATGGATCAAACCTTTTTTTGCCTCCCAGGCATCCCATTTAGCTTTACCAGCGAAGTCCAACATGCCGGGCCGAGCTGGAAAAGGAAAGCTTAACTTGCATCACTGAAATTCCTTTGAGCCATGATCaactttaatatttacatatattcatGTTTTCTATATGTtacaaggaataaaacagttattttttaaaaataaatatctgaaactTCTAGTATTTATATGCATATGCTTCTGCACAATGTATTGAAAGTGGATGTAAAAACTCTGTAGTAAAGAGCTACTGTATAAAACAGCGTATGGGCACACCGGTGTTGACGTCTCCCACTGTGGACTGTTTGAACAGACTGTAGATCTCCAGCATGTCGGCATCAGATGGTTTTGCCTTCAGCTGCTTCACTTCCTCTGCTGCTTTCTGAAATGCCTCCTGTGTAAAAGTGAAAAGTGAAGCCTCCATTAGGCAGGGTATGTTTGATCTAATATTAATGATGCtagttatatattttacatttagtaAAGAAAATACTGTGATCATCTCATAGCTACCTAGAATACTGTGAAATACTTGAGTGGGTGTTAAACTACAGTGCTGTATTCCAGACCTGACAGAGATCACTTAAACAgtttaatacaaaatacaagagGTTATGTGGCTGAAACGTGTTTCCATTTATGTCAGTGGATGACAAATTCAAACATCAGTAACTGCCATCTGACAGGACATATGGAGTCATTATTTGGTAGTTGTATGTGGAGGTCTGAACGTATCCTGTTTCAGTATTTAGATTAAAGACAAACAGCAGCGCCATCTGACAATTTAgcttgacaaaaaaaattatttggctttttcatagaaataaaatttatttattaaacatttgccCCACATTATCATTTAACATTGAATATACAATGCAATTTAAACATGTAAATGAACAATTAATTGTGTTCATCTTCAAAAAACTCACTGCAATAGAAACTTAAATGAGTTTTAAATCAGGTTTTAACATGACACACTTTTGTAGCACTAGACAGGTGATCCATTATTCTGGAGTAACCTATGATCAATTAGACATGATGTATTCAACTGTCCCATGTTCTTAACACTGTTTATTATGCTGACAGATTTCATAACATACAACAAAATTTCACAATGATGAAAAATGACTATGTACAGAAATAATTTCAATGCTTAAATAGACCATTATTCAAATGTGTggttcattatttaaattactTATTTATCAAATGCAATATCTATTTCATGTTTTAAGGAATTAattaatactgtacataatCCATTTATTCCACAGTACCACCCCAGCCCTTCACAGTACGTTAAATAACAACAGATTGGCTAAAGAACAAACTCAATTAGATGGCAGAAGTGAGTAGAAGCGTGTCTAGTCTTTAAATATGTATCCAGTAACTTAAAAAAAGGAGCTGACAAACAGAGCTGAGCTTGCACAAGTATTACAGGGCATTACGATAATAGAGAGCAGGTCAGTGCATGCTTATGTGCAAAGACCGTGGTTTAATTGTGCAATTTCTTTCAcactctttcttacacacacacacacacacgggtatcAAGATATTTCTGAAGCTGtggtgagatttattttttgccaaatttccctctttctccatctcagtACTAAACAAAACTAATCAGAAATAGAAGTGGGTTAGTCCTGCATTTTGGGGGTCTTAATAAAGCTTACTTAGAAcatgtacttaaaaaaaacgcttaaataaaaattaacaaataattaaataaatagaaaaaaaaaacaatacaaataattagAAACAAAAAGCTAACTATAATAActtttcaacaacaacaacaacaaaaaaagcccCTCGAGCTCATCCGTGCTGCTGGGGGTTCTACTGAATTTCTACTGTTCTACAGAACTACAAACTTAACACGTGTATGAAACATAACTGTACAGTCAGgagtgttttttctgttttgctttataataataaataaataaatactgtaggcTGTGATGTATGATTTCTTGTTGAGGACTGTAAGGGTGTAAAAGCAGTCCACTATATTTTAAAGGATTGAGCAAACTCCTTCCTTATCAATCTATAAGACTCATGAACCTTGGACCCCACATTCAAATCACACTCCTCATATCCACCAAAAATGGTCATGTCAGGCCTACATGTACAGAGCacgtcaagtcaagtagctttttattgtcatttcacccacatatagctgttgcagtacacagtgaactgagacaaggtttctccaggatcatggatCTTCACAGAACAACGACAGatctataaggacttagtaagttagtcctagatacataaagtgcttctgtgcaacctggtgcaaacagtgcaagggAAAAAACAATTATACCAATTTATCAGTGATTAGAAatcactaaataaaataaagaataaatgaaatgtatgttCTTATTAAACCAATCTGATCTACTTCACCATGGCAAGAAGCCACAACCAAGTTCAGTATATAAATTTTCTTTAATCTTTAGAGTTGTTCACTTTGTCTTATCTGCGTCTAATTTCGCAGGAAACCACAACACCACGAGCTGCATCCAGGTGCATATATACTGTTTGAATTAACACGTCATATTTCAGCGCCGTTAGGAAGCTAGCTAGCTTTCTAGCTAGAGTTTTAGCAATGTGCAAAATATTCAATTTACACCTTTTTACACgcaacattaaacatttatatataaatgtactatATGATATTTGTCTGAATCGTTACATAGTTAATCAATCACACTAACCTCACTCATGATTTCTGTAGATTAACTGCTAGCCGTCCCAAAGAACCCGTTACAATAAACTATGAACTTGTTGAATGCTTCAGGAGGCAGCGTATGCCCCGCCCCTTCAATGCTATTGGCTGTTTCAGGATGTACGATCAAAATGAACCAATCGTGTTTGTGAAACCGAACAATGATCTGGTCATAGACACTTTGGAAGTCTGCTAACTAGGGCAGGGGGCACTCAGATAACTGCTATAGTGTGAAGGGTTTAGGATCATTAAAAAACCCAGATTATACACATGCATTattctaacacactgtaacactgaaaTACTTTAAACTGATATAACACCAAGTACTTTTTAAGTGAGCACCAGAtgaaaaggtttaaataaagtacattcagggctctcaagttttgaagacaggcaagagtgacatctccaacttTCCTGTTGTGCAAAGGCTACTGAATGAAGTGCTGCTgtcatagaaaattaatcaacatatTCTTGGAAACCAGACTCAAGAATTCAACAGATATGTGGAAAAGGCTTATAATAGCATAAGAGCAAGATTACatattttttgtgaaaaaactaAAAGTTTCACAGAAATAAAGATAATAAGCAGTTGATTGTTGAGTTACTCATTTGTGCTTTGGTTTTTCTATACTGTATCCTCTTGTCTGTACATATTTGACTATATGTTATTCATATATGATTCCATCAttgctacataaataaataaatacagtatataaactcaactgaagttatttattttccttgatTGACGATTTTGAACTTTTGAAAGATTTATATTAGACTTGGATGTGGTATTGTTGACCCAAAATGACACTGATAAGGTCAGTCACACGTTTGAagatatatatacaaataatggaaattatttatatataaatttatatatatatataaatttatatataaaggaaaataaagcaaaaattcTGTTGAATTACAAATTAATCTGGATAATTTTTCACAAATTTCCATTATAAACcagggttttatatatatacagactgtgtgtgtgtgtgtgtgtgtgtgtgtgtgtgtgtgtgtgtgaatttaaatCCAGATTAATTCAATAGaatgtttgctttatttttcttttaacgaACCATTATTTCCACCTGACATGAGTGAATCGATTATATTTGTGTGCGATTACTTTAGTCTTCTGCATCAGTGTTTTTTCTCGCGTGTGCATTTTGCTGCTAGTTTAGTCTGAAAcgatattaaaacaaaacaaaaaaaaagaaataaataaacagtgaaatgtGCAGGACAGTGTGTAGTTCATAACCACGTTGTTATTCTCATTTGTTTGAGTAGTTGAACCTCTAAGGAAAGTCTATAAACAGTGAGTAAGTTTAGTTATATAAATAGTAGCATAGTAGCATAGTTAGCTCTACAACCCTTTTAGCTTGAGTGCTAATGTTGACAGTCATGTCATCTGAAGCTGTTCTCACTGTGCGCCTGGTTCGCTCTTTTGAACATCGCAACTTCAAACCagtggtgtttagtggtgtgAAATTAGATCAGAATGTCGAGgagtttattgcttttgtaaagAAAGGTAAGATGTGTTATGCATGTCTTTATAAATTCAAGTTATTGTGGCTTTTCTGTAGCAAGCCCTTTATGTTGACC
The genomic region above belongs to Tachysurus vachellii isolate PV-2020 chromosome 8, HZAU_Pvac_v1, whole genome shotgun sequence and contains:
- the dbi gene encoding acyl-CoA-binding protein, coding for MSEEAFQKAAEEVKQLKAKPSDADMLEIYSLFKQSTVGDVNTARPGMLDFAGKAKWDAWEAKKGMSKEDAMKAYISKVEELKGKHGI